A single genomic interval of Burkholderia sp. HI2500 harbors:
- a CDS encoding LysR substrate-binding domain-containing protein yields MEAKWLEDFLSLADTKSFSRAARNRHLTQSAFSRRIAALETWMDAKLVDRSINPITLTPAGQMFRGLAADILRSMYAARNLVNGYDQFAASDQVVRFAVAHTLVFTLFPEWLKQLNGEVGHVTARVNAVNVPEGVQQLVEGECDLLLGYHHPQLPIVLDPNHFPFVSLGVERILPVSTPDARGKPVFQLPGTPDAPLPLLAYSSGAFLGNIVEMLLLNATEPYMLHRCFETHMSEALKGMVVAGHGIGWLPESCVAKELAEGTLVCAGSGDWITELEIRLYRSARKRGLAAEQLWTYIMNRPRTAVDGAAGAAEPAAAPAMRIARRSAGGSR; encoded by the coding sequence ATGGAAGCAAAGTGGCTGGAAGATTTCCTGAGCCTTGCGGATACCAAGAGCTTTTCCCGGGCCGCGCGTAACCGGCACCTCACGCAATCGGCATTCAGCAGACGAATAGCGGCACTCGAAACCTGGATGGACGCGAAGCTGGTGGATCGGAGCATCAACCCGATCACGCTCACGCCAGCCGGCCAGATGTTCCGCGGGCTCGCCGCGGACATCCTGCGCAGCATGTATGCGGCGCGCAATCTCGTGAACGGCTACGACCAGTTCGCGGCCAGCGACCAGGTCGTGCGTTTCGCGGTGGCCCACACGCTCGTCTTCACGCTGTTTCCCGAATGGCTCAAGCAGCTCAACGGCGAGGTCGGCCACGTCACCGCACGCGTCAACGCGGTGAACGTGCCGGAAGGCGTGCAGCAGCTCGTCGAAGGGGAATGCGACCTGCTGCTCGGCTATCACCATCCGCAGCTGCCGATCGTGCTCGACCCGAATCACTTCCCGTTCGTCAGCCTCGGCGTCGAGCGGATCCTGCCCGTGTCGACACCCGATGCGCGCGGCAAGCCCGTGTTCCAGTTGCCGGGCACCCCCGATGCACCGCTGCCGCTGCTCGCGTATTCGTCGGGCGCGTTTCTCGGCAACATCGTCGAGATGCTGCTGCTGAATGCCACCGAGCCGTACATGCTGCACCGCTGCTTCGAGACGCACATGTCCGAGGCCCTGAAGGGCATGGTCGTGGCCGGGCACGGGATCGGCTGGCTGCCGGAAAGCTGCGTCGCGAAGGAACTCGCGGAAGGCACGCTCGTGTGCGCAGGTTCCGGCGACTGGATCACCGAGCTCGAAATCCGCCTGTACCGATCGGCCCGCAAGCGCGGGCTCGCGGCCGAGCAACTGTGGACCTACATCATGAACCGGCCGCGCACGGCGGTCGACGGTGCAGCCGGCGCGGCCGAACCCGCGGCCGCACCGGCGATGCGCATCGCCCGGCGCAGCGCGGGCGGCAGCCGCTGA
- a CDS encoding circularly permuted type 2 ATP-grasp protein: MKPFDEMLQSGDMVRAPYARLKQWLDTQNPASLAQKAYDAEGVFRKTGITFAVYGDAEAAERLIPFDIVPRIISGAEWSRLSLGIEQRVMALNAFLDDIYHRQEIVRAGIVPKHLIAHNEAFIPEMIDFRPPGNVYTHIIGVDIVRTGENEFYVLEDNARTPSGVSYMLENRETMMQLFPELFQQVKVRPVETYPQMLRQSLAAVCPPGGNADNPTVAVLTPGIHNSAYYEHSFLADQMGVHLVEGSDLQVIDGRVAMRTTEGFQPIDVLYRRVDDAFLDPLTFRPDSVLGVAGIMDVYRAGNITIANAPGTGIADDKAIYSYMPEIVEFYTGRKALLENVPTWRCGEADSLKYVLDHLDELVVKEVHGSGGYGMLVGPCASKAELEAFAAKLRARPANYIAQPTLALSTTPILTEAGLAPRHVDLRPFVLVSDRIRITPGGLTRVALKEGSLVVNSSQGGGTKDTWVLAD; encoded by the coding sequence ATGAAGCCATTCGATGAAATGCTGCAATCCGGCGACATGGTAAGGGCGCCCTACGCGCGCCTGAAGCAGTGGCTCGACACGCAGAATCCCGCGAGCCTCGCCCAGAAGGCCTACGACGCGGAAGGCGTGTTCCGCAAGACGGGCATCACGTTCGCCGTCTACGGCGACGCGGAGGCCGCCGAGCGGCTGATTCCGTTCGACATCGTCCCGCGCATCATCTCGGGCGCCGAATGGAGCCGGCTGTCGCTCGGCATCGAGCAGCGCGTGATGGCGCTCAACGCGTTCCTCGACGACATCTACCACCGCCAGGAAATCGTGCGCGCGGGCATCGTGCCGAAGCACCTGATCGCGCACAACGAAGCGTTCATCCCGGAAATGATCGATTTCCGGCCGCCCGGCAACGTTTACACGCACATCATCGGCGTGGACATCGTGCGCACCGGCGAGAACGAATTCTATGTGCTGGAGGACAACGCGCGCACGCCGTCCGGCGTGTCGTACATGCTGGAAAACCGCGAGACGATGATGCAGCTCTTCCCGGAGCTGTTCCAGCAGGTGAAGGTGCGCCCGGTCGAGACTTATCCGCAGATGCTGCGCCAGTCGCTCGCGGCCGTGTGCCCGCCGGGCGGCAACGCCGACAACCCGACCGTCGCCGTGCTCACGCCCGGCATCCACAATTCCGCGTACTACGAACATTCGTTCCTCGCCGACCAGATGGGCGTGCATCTCGTCGAGGGCAGCGACCTGCAGGTGATCGACGGCCGCGTCGCGATGCGCACGACCGAAGGCTTCCAGCCGATCGACGTGCTGTATCGCCGCGTCGACGACGCGTTCCTCGATCCGCTCACGTTCCGCCCCGATTCGGTGCTCGGCGTCGCGGGGATCATGGACGTGTACCGCGCGGGCAACATCACGATCGCGAACGCGCCCGGCACCGGCATCGCCGACGACAAGGCGATCTACTCGTACATGCCGGAGATCGTCGAGTTCTACACGGGCCGCAAGGCGCTGCTGGAGAACGTGCCGACCTGGCGCTGCGGCGAGGCCGACAGCCTGAAATACGTGCTCGACCATCTCGACGAACTGGTCGTGAAGGAAGTGCACGGCTCGGGCGGCTACGGGATGCTGGTCGGGCCGTGCGCGTCGAAAGCCGAGCTCGAAGCCTTTGCCGCGAAGCTGCGCGCGCGCCCCGCGAACTACATCGCGCAGCCGACGCTCGCGCTGTCCACGACGCCGATCCTGACCGAAGCCGGCCTCGCGCCGCGCCACGTCGACCTGCGGCCGTTCGTGCTGGTGTCGGATCGCATCCGCATCACGCCGGGTGGGCTGACGCGCGTCGCGCTGAAGGAGGGATCGCTCGTCGTCAACTCGAGCCAGGGCGGCGGCACCAAGGACACCTGGGTGCTGGCCGACTGA